CCatccttctcaccctatttaCCCTATCCtttcactcctctgctttacttctccCTGCTACCCTGCCCTCCTATTTCTTAACCTGCCCACTTCTCTGAGTCCCTCCCTCATCCTATTCCCCTGCCCCCCCCACCTATCCCCTCACCctcttctttctgaatttagaagactttgaTACCTTCCTagatatgttattccctctttaacccattcctgataGGATTAAGGATCCAGTTCTAGCCGTCCTCCGCCCCACTAGCTTCTTAATTCTTCCTTTTATACCTCATTGGCATGAGATAATTATTCCTGTTTATCTCTCCCTACATGCtattttagaatcaccccatcatacacagcacagcccaagcctttctttcaaactgtCCAAGTAATGATGAAAATCATAGAGTATGGAGAGAGGTAAACAATTGGACCTCATCCAGTCCCTTAGGactggtctttaatgtttacctgacgtttctcctggatcttctaTGTTCACCTTAAGTTCTGCTGCTTTTGTCACAAGTGCCTCAAAGTCTTTCAGTTTGTTcaatgcccattttttttttgttttcattcagaATCATACTTAATTTTGCTGGCTAAGTTAACTTGGTGCTAACCCCAGCTCTTTAGCTCAATGAAACATAGTACTCCAAGACCTACATCTTTCTACTTATTATAGCTCCATGTTTTAACTGTTTAtcattgcttgcaatattttatccttaacctagagctttgaaacttggctaggATATTCCTAAgccaggtggtgatctgtggattgttttccctctcctctttggcttttgttctagaacttcagggcgattttccttgataatttcttgtgatatatcaaaattctttttttttaatcgcAATTTCCAGGTAGTACAACTACTCTgttatttctcttccattttgttCTCTAGATCAGTTGAGGTTTTTTTGTGATTGGATGTTTCAtactctcttctatttttcattcttttattatttcttggtgccTTAGAACATCATTAGCTTCCTGTCCTTTTATTTCCTACAGATTTCTCTATCTGATAAAGGGCTTTCCTCTTAATGTCAGGCCCTGGATGCAGGGCAAGTCTTACATGAAGAATGCTGTATGCATACACAAAGCACTTGAGGGGTGACCACAAGTACCTAGAGGCAATGAGTGCCGTGCCAAGAACATCGGAGCCAGTTCGAGATCTTGCCTAGCGCGTCTCTGAACAATCAcatggtatctttttttttttttaaataattatcaaCTTTCTTCTGGCTCAGTTCGggcctttatttatttattttttttggcagCCCTCCACTCTGGTCCCTCTCCCCTTTGCCCTGGATGCTGgtatccctccctctttctggaTACCTTTTTCCCCTTTGGCCTAGAACAAAGAACCAGACTAAGCCCCAGGGACTTCTTGGTCATGAGGCTGTCCACGTGGCCCTGCTCACTTGCCATGGCTTAGTGGGGGCACCTTGAAGTCGAAGGTTTGCCTTAAATCCCCCTGGAGAGTAACAAAAACACATCGGGAGTCACTTAATAATATACTTTATTGATGAAGGCCTACAATGACAAAGCAGAGACAGCCTGGACTGGGCACCATCAGGTCATGACCAGAACTATCTTTCCTGAAGCCCCCTGGCTCTTGATGATGTCCTCGTGCGCCTGCGCGGCGTTCTCCAGCAGATAGGAGGACCCGATCACTGGCCGCAGCCAGCCCATCTCCATGCCAGCCAGCAGCGCAGCCACAGACTGCAGGAAATCGTCCTATGGGAATGCAAAGGTTCAGTGCCATCTACACAGGAGCAAAGGTGTTCCCAGACATAAAGGAACACAGGAGACCTCTAGGCGAGGGGGTGCAGGCTCCTTCATGACCCAGGGGATTTAATACATTTTGGGAAGAGACCCACAGGCTTCTAATGCAGACCGCCTGCCTCTGCATTCACATGAAGAGGTGTGGGGGCACTTACCCTGGGGGAAGAAAATAAGGAGACTCCGATGATGCTTGTCTCCTTCTTCATGGTGTCCCTGGGGTTTATTTCTATGGGGCCCCTGCAGCCAACAATCTGGGGCACAAAGAGGGGTCCACGTTACAGGGGGGCTCAGAAGAAGGAGGTGAGGAGACTTGAACTGTGTCCTCTGGAGAGCCCAAATACTCACTATGACCCTGCCTCCGTAGGAAAGGAGATGTAAGTCATTCTGGAGGTTGACATTTGATAGCATTTCAATGATCACGTTCACTCCATTCTCCCCAACATACTCCTACGGCACAAGGGTGCTGGTTAGCAACCCATATTAAGAGTATATTAAAGCAGCAGATTTTTCAGAGCAACCCATGCAATGGTGTCATGGTCACTAGGCTGGGCTAGCCAAGCCCCAAGGACAGAGGACTCAGAGAGCCTCGCCAAGCATTCCAAGGGGGACACACAGGAGGCCCCTCGCAGTTGGAATCACCCCCTCCCCAACCTAGGCCTAGTAGAACCTTAGAGCTAACAGTGTCTAGTGGGAGCCTCTAGACCTTGTGACAGAGTTGAGAAGTCAGGATCCCAGTTCTACACATGTGGCAAGTGAGGCTCAGTCAGGTCTGAGGGCATCCCCCTAGCTCACAAATGTTTATCGAGCACTCAGAACCAAAAGAGAAGCCTCCTGCCTGTGGCTGAACCTGTCGTACCTTGTGTTCTGGGCCCACTGACAGATGATAGATGCACAGGCCCCTGGGGGCTCCAGCCTCCACAGTGGCGCCCGTCACTGCCATCTCGTGTTACTGGGTGAAGCAGTGAGTCCTCAGCGATGCTGCCCTCTTGTCCCCAgagcttcccttcccttcccaaagtCCCCAGGGCCAAGCAATGAGGGTGAGGTAGTGACTTGTGACCTAGCCAGTCCTACTTTGAGTCAgtgtgaataagcatttatttgggCAGCACAGAATCCAGCCTCAagcactgactagctatgtgaccttaggaatatcacttctgcctgcctcagatttcccagctgtaaaatggggctaataaaagCACACCCTCCCAGGGATGTCATGAGGACCAAGGAGGGGACGCACTGAGCACggggtctggcacacagtaggagccatagaaatgctagctattattatcaccatgaCAACTACTACATGCCAAGACAAGGAGAAGCCAGTTAGCCCCTGCCCTACCCTCACCCCAAGACCCCACCTTGATTTTATCCATATAGTCAGGCTCACGGTGATTGAAGACCCTGTGGGCTCCGTTCTTCAGGACCATTTGCCTCCCCTCCTCCGTGCCAGCTGTGCCCAGAACTTTGAGGCCATAAGCCCTGGCGATCTGGCAGGCCGCCACGCCAACCTTAGGGGAAAAAGGATGGGTTTAGCTTCCTTACTTCCTGTCCCATGCCCATCATCTGGGGCCTAGAGTTGAGTGGCCTCTGCACAAGAAGATGGTCAAGGGAAGCATGTAGGAGACTAACGGAACTAGGGACATCTAGACCTGGCACTG
The DNA window shown above is from Notamacropus eugenii isolate mMacEug1 chromosome 2, mMacEug1.pri_v2, whole genome shotgun sequence and carries:
- the CRYZ gene encoding quinone oxidoreductase isoform X2; this translates as MAGLPKVMRAIRVFEFGGPQVLKLQTDVPVPQPEENQVLIKVHACGVNPVETYIRSGTYNRIPALPYTPGTDVAGVVEAVGKRVANLKKGDRVFTTRTVSGGYAEYTIAHDHSVFPLPDNLDFGQGAAIGIPYFTAFRALIHSARAKPGESVLVHGASGGVGVAACQIARAYGLKVLGTAGTEEGRQMVLKNGAHRVFNHREPDYMDKIKEYVGENGVNVIIEMLSNVNLQNDLHLLSYGGRVIIVGCRGPIEINPRDTMKKETSIIGVSLFSSPRDDFLQSVAALLAGMEMGWLRPVIGSSYLLENAAQAHEDIIKSQGASGKIVLVMT